A region from the Eptesicus fuscus isolate TK198812 chromosome 1, DD_ASM_mEF_20220401, whole genome shotgun sequence genome encodes:
- the LOC103299293 gene encoding cyclin-dependent kinase 2-associated protein 1-like produces the protein MPAASLNAAGSVHQPSTSMVTSSQYRQLLSDYGSSSLGYTQGTGNSQGSQSKYAELLAIIEELGKEIRPKYTGSKSVMERLKRGIIHASGLVRECLAEMELIARS, from the coding sequence TCCCTCAATGCAGCTGGGAGCGTCCACCAGCCTTCCACCAGTATGGTGACCTCCTCCCAGTACCGCCAGCTGCTGAGTGACTATGGGTCATCATCTCTAGGCTACACACAGGGAACAGGAAACAGCCAAGGGTCTCAGAGCAAATATGCTGAGCTGCTGGCCATCATCGAAGAGCTGGGGAAGGAGATCCGACCCAAGTACACGGGCAGCAAGAGCGTGATGGAGAGACTGAAACGAGGCATCATCCATGCCAGTGGGCTGGTTCGGGAGTGCTTGGCCGAAATGGAGCTGATCGCCAGGTCCTAG